The Etheostoma spectabile isolate EspeVRDwgs_2016 chromosome 24, UIUC_Espe_1.0, whole genome shotgun sequence genome contains a region encoding:
- the c24h8orf74 gene encoding uncharacterized protein C8orf74 homolog isoform X1 codes for MRQKPKNEASCENLESILFRQLQRVIRACDVIAPHSTARPAHLPASVSIGNQCNFVSSRMDSKHSLTEREMAQIARHQREAGVQRLSCHFSWPEFCDERRCFHQEFVYDVAMFAATCGFSWFNVIRAAVIAKDIFPQLDAGLDVPKLLSLLRDALSECLSNLTPVHRCEFTQFLTDTCITRRRLLQAAVGGAANMTITQLHLEVQLPPTPCPLEQCTVHALQGTDLHEWEHQRQQAELTSRLRQMEERLRSLREGSRVTLEDVDVPDDSQLDEAGVLALVRAAVKATEGQMLASLNQEASLLSDILQLKLQRAALATRRLHNPAYLQTHPERQSCTQPKQD; via the exons ATGCGACAGAAACCTAAAAATGAAGCTTCTTGCGAAAATCTGGAATCTATTCTATTCCGTCAGCTGCAACGCGTCATACGTGCGTGTGACGTAATCGCGCCGCACAGCACCGCACGCCCCGCCCACCTGCCAGCGTCCGTCTCCATTGGCAACCAATGCAATTTTGTATCATCAAGGATGGATTCAAAGCATTCCCTCACAGAGAGGGAAATGGCACAGATAGCGAGACACCAG AGAGAGGCCGGCGTGCAGAGGCTCAGCTGTCACTTCTCATGGCCTGAGTTCTGTGACGAACGCCGGTGCTTCCATCAGGAGTTTGTGTACGATGTCGCTATGTTTGCCGCCACCTGTGGCTTCTCCTGGTTTAACGTGATCCGGGCAGCTGTGATCGCCAAAGACATCTTCCCACAGCTGGACGCAG GTCTCGATGTACCCAAACTTTTGTCCTTGCTGAGAGATGCGCTATCTGAGTGTTTGTCAAACCTCACCCCTGTCCACCGGTGTGAGTTCACCCAGTTTCTCACCGACACCTGCATCACCCGGCGGAGGCTTCTCCAGGCGGCGGTGGGTGGCGCAGCTAACATGACCATCACTCAGCTACACTTGGAGGTGCAGTTGCCGCCCACACCTTGTCCTCTAGAACAG TGTACTGTACATGCGCTGCAGGGCACAGATCTGCATGAGTGGGAGCATCAGCGCCAACAAGCCGAGCTAACGTCTAGGCTGCgacagatggaggagaggcTGCGGAGTCTCCGAGAAGGGTCAAGGGTCACTCTGGAGGACGTTGATGTTCCTGATGATAGTCAACTAGATGAAGCG GGTGTTTTGGCGTTGGTTCGTGCAGCAGTGAAGGCCACAGAAGGCCAGATGCTGGCGAGTCTGAACCAAGAGGCCTCCCTGCTCAGTGACATCCTGCAGCTCAAACTGCAGCGGGCAGCATTGGCCACCAGAAGGCTCCACAACCCTGCTTACCTTCAGACGCACCCAGAAAGGCAAAGCTGCACACAGCCAAAACAGGACTGA
- the c24h8orf74 gene encoding uncharacterized protein C8orf74 homolog isoform X2 yields the protein MRQKPKNEASCENLESILFRQLQRVIRACDVIAPHSTARPAHLPASVSIGNQCNFVSSRMDSKHSLTEREMAQIARHQREAGVQRLSCHFSWPEFCDERRCFHQEFVYDVAMFAATCGFSWFNVIRAAVIAKDIFPQLDAGLDVPKLLSLLRDALSECLSNLTPVHRCEFTQFLTDTCITRRRLLQAAVGGAANMTITQLHLEVQLPPTPCPLEQGTDLHEWEHQRQQAELTSRLRQMEERLRSLREGSRVTLEDVDVPDDSQLDEAGVLALVRAAVKATEGQMLASLNQEASLLSDILQLKLQRAALATRRLHNPAYLQTHPERQSCTQPKQD from the exons ATGCGACAGAAACCTAAAAATGAAGCTTCTTGCGAAAATCTGGAATCTATTCTATTCCGTCAGCTGCAACGCGTCATACGTGCGTGTGACGTAATCGCGCCGCACAGCACCGCACGCCCCGCCCACCTGCCAGCGTCCGTCTCCATTGGCAACCAATGCAATTTTGTATCATCAAGGATGGATTCAAAGCATTCCCTCACAGAGAGGGAAATGGCACAGATAGCGAGACACCAG AGAGAGGCCGGCGTGCAGAGGCTCAGCTGTCACTTCTCATGGCCTGAGTTCTGTGACGAACGCCGGTGCTTCCATCAGGAGTTTGTGTACGATGTCGCTATGTTTGCCGCCACCTGTGGCTTCTCCTGGTTTAACGTGATCCGGGCAGCTGTGATCGCCAAAGACATCTTCCCACAGCTGGACGCAG GTCTCGATGTACCCAAACTTTTGTCCTTGCTGAGAGATGCGCTATCTGAGTGTTTGTCAAACCTCACCCCTGTCCACCGGTGTGAGTTCACCCAGTTTCTCACCGACACCTGCATCACCCGGCGGAGGCTTCTCCAGGCGGCGGTGGGTGGCGCAGCTAACATGACCATCACTCAGCTACACTTGGAGGTGCAGTTGCCGCCCACACCTTGTCCTCTAGAACAG GGCACAGATCTGCATGAGTGGGAGCATCAGCGCCAACAAGCCGAGCTAACGTCTAGGCTGCgacagatggaggagaggcTGCGGAGTCTCCGAGAAGGGTCAAGGGTCACTCTGGAGGACGTTGATGTTCCTGATGATAGTCAACTAGATGAAGCG GGTGTTTTGGCGTTGGTTCGTGCAGCAGTGAAGGCCACAGAAGGCCAGATGCTGGCGAGTCTGAACCAAGAGGCCTCCCTGCTCAGTGACATCCTGCAGCTCAAACTGCAGCGGGCAGCATTGGCCACCAGAAGGCTCCACAACCCTGCTTACCTTCAGACGCACCCAGAAAGGCAAAGCTGCACACAGCCAAAACAGGACTGA